A genomic window from Pseudoalteromonas piratica includes:
- the ftsX gene encoding permease-like cell division protein FtsX: MSLLFKGRKSQGEQVKHSSIMGLYFGFMNTIRQGVQSLGELWRTPVASLMTIAVLGLSLTLPTTLYVVVKNVQKVSSGFDNAAEISLFLKQNISEKESTALVKRLSLYKEIKEVRFISKQDALEEFKVASGFGEALNYLDENPLPSVVLVTPNGQFTKPEAARELLDKLERERDVDFGKLDIEWLERLNALLSLLRESVLTIAFLLLTSVVLIVGNTIRLSIMDKKQEIQLMKLVGATNHFIQTPFLWTGIWYGIVGGFIAFLAVLTMLLWLDNAVTHVVGVYNASFNLQGLNFSEFLVLLGLAISLGLFGSFLSVKRYIDAIEPNEV; this comes from the coding sequence GTGAGTTTATTATTCAAAGGACGAAAAAGTCAGGGCGAACAAGTAAAGCATTCATCTATCATGGGTTTGTATTTTGGCTTTATGAATACTATTCGTCAGGGCGTACAAAGCCTTGGTGAACTGTGGCGTACGCCGGTTGCATCATTGATGACCATTGCCGTACTTGGCCTTAGTTTAACCTTACCAACCACTCTTTATGTGGTGGTCAAAAATGTGCAAAAAGTCAGTAGTGGCTTCGATAACGCGGCGGAAATTTCACTTTTCTTAAAGCAGAATATTTCAGAGAAAGAATCAACAGCATTGGTTAAACGGTTATCGCTCTATAAAGAAATAAAAGAGGTGCGCTTTATATCGAAACAAGATGCGTTAGAAGAATTTAAAGTCGCATCTGGTTTTGGAGAAGCACTCAACTATTTAGATGAGAACCCTTTGCCAAGTGTTGTGTTGGTGACGCCAAATGGCCAGTTTACCAAACCTGAAGCAGCTAGAGAGTTACTCGACAAATTAGAACGCGAGAGAGATGTTGATTTTGGCAAGCTCGATATTGAATGGCTAGAAAGACTGAATGCATTATTGAGTTTGCTGAGAGAAAGTGTGCTTACCATTGCTTTTTTGCTTTTAACCTCAGTGGTATTGATTGTTGGTAACACGATTCGTTTATCCATTATGGATAAAAAACAAGAAATTCAGCTAATGAAGTTGGTTGGCGCAACCAACCACTTTATTCAAACACCATTTTTATGGACGGGAATTTGGTATGGCATTGTCGGTGGTTTTATTGCCTTTTTAGCAGTATTAACCATGTTACTCTGGCTTGATAATGCAGTGACCCATGTAGTGGGGGTTTATAATGCCAGTTTTAATTTGCAGGGGCTAAACTTTAGCGAGTTTTTAGTACTGCTAGGGTTAGCAATTAGCCTAGGTTTGTTTGGCTCGTTTTTATCAGTTAAACGTTATATTGATGCCATAGAGCCCAACGAGGTTTAG
- the rpoH gene encoding RNA polymerase sigma factor RpoH, whose translation MTKEMNALTLSMPQNAGSIESYLQAVSTIPMLSADEEKALAEKLQDSGDLNAARALIMSHLRFVAHIAKSYSGYGLPQADLIQEGNVGLMKAVKRFDPTVGVRLVSFAVHWIKAEIHEYVLKNWRIVKVATTKAQRKLFFNLRKNKKRLGWFNHEEVQTVANELGVSEKDVREMESRMSSQDMGFDLNADEDDSAPQSQFSPVQYLTDQSSDLAETVEEEQWQDNSNQRLFSALNTLDERSQDIIRARWLAEEKETLQDLAAKYQVSAERVRQLEKSAMKKLQNLMA comes from the coding sequence ATGACAAAAGAGATGAATGCCCTAACACTTAGTATGCCGCAAAACGCAGGTAGCATTGAGAGCTATCTACAAGCTGTAAGTACTATCCCTATGCTAAGTGCGGACGAGGAAAAGGCATTGGCAGAGAAGCTACAGGACAGTGGCGACCTTAATGCAGCACGAGCGTTAATCATGTCACACCTTAGATTTGTTGCACATATCGCGAAGAGCTATTCGGGTTATGGTTTACCGCAGGCAGATCTTATTCAGGAAGGAAACGTTGGCCTAATGAAGGCTGTTAAACGTTTTGACCCAACTGTAGGTGTACGCTTAGTATCATTTGCTGTTCACTGGATTAAAGCAGAAATTCATGAGTATGTGCTGAAAAACTGGCGCATCGTTAAAGTTGCAACAACCAAAGCGCAACGTAAATTATTCTTTAACCTACGTAAAAACAAAAAGCGTTTAGGTTGGTTTAACCACGAAGAAGTGCAAACAGTTGCGAACGAGTTAGGTGTATCTGAAAAAGACGTACGTGAAATGGAATCGCGTATGAGCAGTCAAGATATGGGCTTTGACTTAAATGCGGACGAAGACGACAGTGCGCCACAGTCTCAGTTCTCACCTGTTCAATACTTAACAGATCAATCGTCAGACTTAGCTGAGACGGTTGAAGAAGAACAATGGCAAGATAACTCTAACCAACGTCTATTCTCAGCGTTAAACACGCTAGATGAGCGTTCACAAGATATTATCCGCGCCCGTTGGTTAGCAGAAGAGAAAGAAACACTGCAAGATCTCGCTGCTAAATACCAAGTATCAGCAGAGCGTGTTCGCCAGCTAGAAAAATCAGCTATGAAAAAGCTACAAAACTTAATGGCGTAA
- the rdgC gene encoding recombination-associated protein RdgC translates to MWFSNLICYRFKQEVDYNQDEFEKALEQDKFRPCGSQDLSTFGWTKALGKHGQMLSHFSKKSILLCAKREEKVLPPAVINDLLAEKIEQIENSENRPVKKKEKDELKENLIHSLLPQAFKKSSLQFAFIDLEKGWMVVNSASFNKAEELLALLRKSLGSLPVVPAFVNYDLGLFLTNWLAKDAAPEQFTIGLDAELVEPEENGAKVVLKQHDLASDEVKSHLDNGKVVTKLALDWMERIRFVLQEDGSIKRVNYAELLKEENADIPKEDMAVKLDADFMLSSDEIKQMLEALIIALGEPEDTI, encoded by the coding sequence ATGTGGTTTAGTAACCTAATTTGTTATCGCTTTAAACAAGAAGTTGATTACAACCAAGACGAATTTGAAAAAGCACTCGAACAAGATAAGTTTCGCCCATGTGGCAGCCAAGATTTAAGTACATTTGGTTGGACTAAAGCGCTTGGTAAACACGGTCAAATGCTCTCGCACTTTAGCAAAAAGAGCATTCTACTGTGCGCAAAACGCGAAGAAAAAGTACTTCCGCCAGCAGTGATTAACGACCTACTTGCTGAAAAGATAGAGCAAATCGAAAACAGTGAAAACCGTCCCGTTAAGAAAAAAGAAAAAGACGAGTTAAAAGAAAACTTAATTCACTCGTTATTGCCTCAAGCATTCAAAAAGTCGAGCTTACAATTTGCCTTTATTGACTTAGAAAAAGGCTGGATGGTAGTTAACAGTGCGAGCTTTAATAAAGCAGAAGAATTACTAGCACTACTGCGTAAGTCACTCGGTTCATTGCCTGTAGTACCAGCATTTGTTAATTACGATTTAGGTTTATTTTTAACAAATTGGCTAGCAAAAGATGCAGCCCCGGAGCAGTTTACTATTGGCCTAGATGCAGAGCTTGTTGAACCCGAAGAAAATGGCGCGAAGGTAGTGCTGAAACAACACGATCTAGCCTCAGACGAAGTTAAGAGCCACTTAGACAACGGTAAAGTCGTTACTAAGCTCGCGCTTGACTGGATGGAGCGTATTCGCTTTGTGCTGCAAGAAGATGGCTCAATTAAACGTGTAAACTACGCAGAGCTGTTAAAAGAAGAAAATGCTGACATTCCAAAAGAAGATATGGCAGTTAAACTAGACGCTGATTTTATGCTTTCAAGCGATGAAATTAAGCAAATGCTAGAAGCACTGATTATTGCACTAGGTGAACCAGAAGATACAATTTAA
- a CDS encoding ATP-binding protein, producing MLSKSLSKRLLTSVLSVYFVLTFIVTCGQVIAEYHNSKDHIQNELSTLQKTFSGSLTRAIWELNTQQTRTIAEGLLAIPSIEGVIVRDDNGEIISQIGQSIDIVERYESQLVQEAKLVQHNTSGLFGYTFPLVFEFSGRATQVGDVTLFSSREVVFSRIMVSLYFLVGNALIKTTFLIILFLMAFRRLLTEPLTDLTQQIEELELDNLEGARVSIETTEHNELKIMEHSFNKLIDKVVSYKDQLESTQKQLVQTNEKLDQQNLLLEQEVARKTSNLSQAMMDLQQQKYELEKQKLVLTEEVDRRKMTEDELLSKQDELTKYVDELNMAQERLVGSEKMAALGGLVAGITHDINTPVGIGVTATSFLQERLTQVEAAYNEKTLSPKALEEFIADAKQSTALLTTNLERASELVASFKQIAVDQASEAVRQINLKEYLNEIIRSLHPKLKKTMHKINIHCPDDLLLNLPAGAVSQIFTNLIMNSLIHGFEGINAGTIDINIQEQDGEVAITFKDNGRGVEAEQLENLFDPFYTTRREQGGSGLGTHITFNLVKQTLAGDITATSEPGKGLCYKITFPKDMPSPESSPLVD from the coding sequence ATGTTGAGCAAAAGTCTTTCTAAACGCCTGTTAACCAGCGTACTCTCAGTTTATTTTGTACTTACGTTTATTGTGACATGCGGCCAAGTCATCGCCGAATATCATAACTCGAAAGATCACATTCAAAACGAACTCTCCACTCTACAAAAAACCTTTTCAGGCAGCTTAACCCGCGCCATATGGGAGCTAAACACCCAACAAACGCGCACTATTGCCGAAGGTTTATTAGCAATTCCCTCTATCGAAGGGGTAATTGTGCGTGATGATAACGGTGAAATCATTTCGCAAATCGGCCAATCTATCGATATTGTAGAGCGCTATGAATCTCAACTAGTACAAGAAGCAAAATTAGTTCAACACAATACATCAGGTTTATTTGGTTATACCTTTCCACTGGTATTTGAATTTTCAGGGCGTGCAACTCAAGTTGGTGATGTAACCCTATTTTCAAGTCGTGAGGTAGTATTTAGCCGCATAATGGTATCGCTTTATTTTTTAGTTGGTAATGCACTGATTAAAACCACCTTCCTGATTATTTTATTCTTAATGGCCTTTAGACGATTACTTACCGAGCCATTAACCGATTTAACTCAGCAAATAGAAGAGCTGGAGCTCGATAACCTCGAAGGTGCTCGCGTTAGCATTGAAACCACAGAGCACAACGAATTAAAAATCATGGAGCATTCGTTCAATAAGCTCATTGATAAAGTCGTAAGTTATAAAGACCAACTTGAATCCACACAAAAACAACTTGTACAAACCAATGAAAAACTCGACCAACAAAACCTTCTTTTAGAGCAAGAAGTTGCACGTAAAACCTCTAATTTAAGCCAAGCGATGATGGATTTACAGCAACAAAAGTACGAACTTGAAAAACAAAAGTTAGTACTTACCGAAGAAGTCGACCGCCGAAAAATGACTGAAGATGAGTTACTGTCTAAACAAGATGAACTTACCAAGTACGTTGATGAGCTTAATATGGCACAAGAACGGTTGGTTGGCTCTGAAAAGATGGCGGCATTAGGTGGTTTAGTTGCCGGTATTACTCACGATATCAATACACCTGTTGGTATCGGTGTAACGGCAACCTCTTTTCTGCAAGAACGCCTTACACAAGTTGAAGCGGCGTATAATGAAAAAACCCTCTCTCCGAAAGCACTGGAAGAATTTATTGCTGATGCAAAGCAAAGTACGGCATTACTCACCACTAACCTCGAGCGTGCATCTGAGTTAGTCGCTAGCTTTAAGCAAATTGCAGTAGACCAAGCAAGTGAAGCTGTTCGTCAAATTAACTTAAAAGAATACTTGAACGAAATTATTCGCTCACTCCATCCTAAGCTCAAAAAGACAATGCATAAAATAAACATACATTGTCCTGACGATTTATTACTTAACCTACCAGCTGGTGCAGTTAGCCAAATATTTACTAACCTAATTATGAATTCTCTTATTCACGGCTTTGAGGGCATTAACGCAGGCACTATTGATATCAACATTCAAGAGCAAGATGGTGAAGTCGCTATTACTTTTAAAGACAATGGCCGTGGTGTTGAAGCTGAGCAATTAGAAAATCTATTTGACCCATTCTATACCACACGTCGCGAGCAAGGCGGCAGCGGTCTTGGCACACATATTACCTTTAACTTAGTAAAACAAACCTTAGCGGGTGATATCACGGCAACCAGTGAACCAGGCAAAGGACTTTGCTATAAAATCACCTTCCCAAAGGATATGCCAAGCCCTGAGTCATCGCCTTTGGTGGATTAA
- a CDS encoding response regulator — translation MTSTFPVLVCDDSLIARKQVVRFFKKHDDFVISQAQNGQEAMDLLRQQEFGLLCLDLTMPVMDGLAVLANLKAEQIHLHTVVISADIQPEMKQRVADYGVLGFIEKPFNDEDFSAVLHKFGIR, via the coding sequence TTGACTAGTACATTTCCGGTACTTGTGTGTGATGACTCGCTTATTGCGCGAAAACAGGTTGTGCGCTTTTTTAAAAAACACGACGATTTTGTTATCAGCCAAGCCCAAAATGGCCAAGAGGCGATGGATTTATTACGTCAACAAGAGTTTGGTTTGTTGTGTCTTGATCTCACGATGCCAGTGATGGACGGTTTAGCCGTATTAGCAAACTTGAAAGCAGAACAAATTCATCTGCATACGGTGGTTATATCTGCCGACATCCAACCTGAAATGAAACAGCGTGTTGCCGACTATGGCGTATTAGGTTTTATTGAAAAACCGTTTAATGATGAAGACTTCTCGGCGGTTTTGCATAAATTTGGCATTCGTTGA
- the thrA gene encoding bifunctional aspartate kinase/homoserine dehydrogenase I, with amino-acid sequence MKVLKFGGSSLADFACLKQVAELAKGQLEDKMLLVLSAPGGMTDSLVELSELAEKGQDYSTAWQALVARSEGLKAQVSDVAVVTNWPNFDELKQKLDGVSLLGHCPSQVKAYVISFGERVSVSLMQALLNELSPVYLEATKCIASNNNYLDAEVDLAQSKQQFAKQLAEHPSTVYIMPGFTAASEQGELTTLGRNGSDYSAAIAAACVDAKICQIWTDVDGVYSADPRYIKSAMKIQSLSYKEAMELSYFGAKVLHPKTILPCAKYGVPCEIKNTHDPDVPGSLISAQSSSNGEPVKALSSLQELAMITVSGPGMKGKVGMASRVFSALAQDEISIVLITQSSCEFSISFCVYQADLAKATNALEQAFSLEAQAGLIEPFQIEQNLAIVTLVGDNMKAHKGLAAKFFASLAQAQVNIVAIAQDSTESAISAVIDGQSCNDAVKVCHENFFTHVPSIDVFLLGCGLVGKELVSQLQRQQAWLQKRNIKLNLYGVANSRQMLLDNDGVDFNNWQMQLADSQQSFDLKVVEQFVKENHLINPVLVDCSSSQLLADQYLDFINAGFHVVAANKKANTSSQSYYQSLVAATQKTGRKFLYETNVGAGLPVLDNLQLLFGAGDKLLSFNGILSGSLSYMFGVVEDGLSLSAATKQAKENGFTEPDPRDDLSGMDVARKLLIIARDSGLELELDDIDVEPVVSPNFAEGSSVDEFMARLPELDTEFTARVESAKAEGKVLRYVGSIKDGKCKVGIQAVTKEDALNSVRDGENALAILSQYYQPKPFVIRGYGAGAEVTAAGVFADILKTLP; translated from the coding sequence ATGAAAGTATTAAAGTTTGGTGGCTCGTCACTCGCCGACTTTGCTTGTTTAAAGCAGGTAGCAGAACTTGCCAAAGGTCAGCTTGAAGACAAAATGTTGTTAGTGTTATCTGCACCAGGCGGTATGACTGACAGCCTTGTGGAATTATCAGAGCTAGCTGAAAAAGGGCAAGATTATTCGACCGCATGGCAAGCACTTGTAGCACGTAGTGAGGGCCTGAAAGCACAGGTTTCAGATGTTGCAGTAGTAACAAATTGGCCTAATTTTGATGAGCTAAAACAAAAACTCGATGGGGTTTCGCTTCTTGGCCATTGTCCTTCGCAAGTGAAAGCCTATGTCATTAGCTTTGGTGAGCGCGTTAGTGTGTCACTGATGCAAGCATTGTTAAATGAGCTTTCGCCTGTCTACCTTGAAGCCACTAAGTGCATTGCATCAAACAACAATTACTTAGATGCAGAAGTTGATTTAGCACAATCAAAACAGCAATTTGCTAAGCAATTAGCAGAGCACCCAAGCACTGTTTACATTATGCCGGGCTTTACTGCCGCAAGTGAGCAAGGCGAATTAACAACGCTAGGCCGTAATGGTTCGGATTACTCTGCGGCGATTGCCGCAGCCTGTGTTGATGCCAAGATCTGCCAAATCTGGACTGATGTAGACGGTGTTTATAGCGCTGATCCGCGTTATATCAAATCAGCTATGAAAATTCAGAGCTTAAGCTATAAAGAAGCAATGGAGCTTTCATACTTTGGCGCGAAAGTCCTTCATCCGAAAACAATTTTACCTTGTGCTAAATATGGTGTGCCGTGCGAAATTAAAAATACACATGATCCTGATGTGCCAGGCTCGCTTATCAGTGCACAGTCAAGTTCAAATGGTGAACCAGTAAAAGCACTTTCTAGTTTACAAGAACTTGCAATGATCACGGTATCTGGTCCGGGTATGAAAGGCAAAGTGGGCATGGCATCGCGCGTATTTAGCGCATTAGCACAAGATGAAATCTCAATTGTATTAATTACGCAGTCATCGTGCGAATTCAGCATTAGTTTTTGTGTATATCAAGCTGATTTGGCAAAAGCCACAAACGCACTTGAGCAGGCATTCTCGTTAGAAGCGCAAGCTGGGCTAATAGAGCCATTCCAAATCGAACAGAACTTAGCAATTGTGACTTTAGTGGGTGATAACATGAAAGCCCATAAAGGCCTTGCAGCTAAATTCTTTGCATCACTTGCACAAGCACAAGTAAACATTGTTGCGATTGCGCAAGACTCGACTGAAAGCGCGATTTCAGCGGTAATTGATGGGCAGTCATGTAATGATGCGGTGAAAGTATGTCATGAAAACTTCTTTACCCATGTGCCTTCTATCGATGTATTTTTACTCGGCTGTGGTTTAGTAGGTAAAGAACTAGTTAGCCAACTGCAGCGCCAACAAGCCTGGCTGCAAAAACGTAATATCAAACTAAATCTGTATGGCGTTGCAAACTCGCGTCAAATGCTACTTGATAACGACGGCGTAGATTTTAATAACTGGCAAATGCAACTTGCCGATTCACAGCAGAGCTTTGATTTAAAAGTAGTTGAGCAATTTGTAAAAGAAAACCATTTAATTAACCCAGTGTTGGTTGATTGTTCATCATCACAGTTGTTAGCAGATCAGTATTTAGATTTTATTAATGCAGGTTTCCACGTGGTAGCTGCAAACAAAAAAGCAAATACAAGCTCGCAGTCATATTACCAATCTTTAGTTGCAGCAACACAAAAAACAGGTCGTAAATTCTTATACGAAACAAACGTAGGTGCAGGCTTACCTGTGCTTGATAACTTACAGTTGCTGTTTGGCGCAGGTGATAAATTACTTAGCTTTAACGGTATTTTAAGTGGTTCGTTGTCGTATATGTTTGGTGTAGTAGAAGATGGCTTAAGCTTGAGCGCCGCAACCAAACAAGCAAAAGAGAATGGCTTTACCGAGCCAGATCCGCGAGATGATTTATCAGGCATGGATGTGGCGCGTAAGTTACTTATTATTGCTAGAGACTCAGGCTTAGAGCTAGAGCTCGATGATATTGATGTTGAACCTGTGGTATCACCAAATTTTGCTGAGGGGTCAAGTGTTGACGAGTTTATGGCACGACTGCCTGAGCTGGATACTGAATTTACAGCGCGTGTTGAGTCAGCAAAAGCTGAAGGCAAAGTGTTGCGTTATGTCGGTTCAATCAAAGATGGTAAATGTAAAGTAGGTATTCAAGCGGTTACTAAAGAAGATGCACTTAACTCTGTGCGTGACGGTGAAAATGCACTGGCAATTTTAAGCCAATATTATCAGCCAAAACCATTTGTCATACGTGGTTATGGCGCTGGCGCAGAAGTTACTGCGGCAGGTGTATTTGCTGATATTTTAAAAACACTGCCATAG
- the thrB gene encoding homoserine kinase, giving the protein MIEVYAPASSGNFAVGFDLLGAALAPVSGALLGDIVAIESSNSGQDEFICSGKYAEKLAGPKEDNLAYQCLVHFREHVSSDMPACKLELKKNLPVGSGLGSSACSVVAAFAALDKFANTNLSQKQLLALMADFEEKVSGGRHYDNIAPCYLGGLQLCGDLVPNNSLALPTDENWQLVVAYPGFALNTAKARAVLPKEVSMHTSINYGQRLSAFTALCFSGQFDSAIALMKDELAEPYRQSLIAGFSDAKVALPELGAEVVAISGAGPTLLALTKSETQAQAIDAWLKENYLNENGFSHICKIDNRGTRVLEKGESDVIA; this is encoded by the coding sequence ATGATTGAAGTTTATGCACCCGCATCCAGTGGCAACTTTGCCGTTGGTTTTGACTTACTTGGTGCAGCACTTGCGCCAGTAAGTGGCGCACTACTTGGCGATATTGTAGCAATTGAATCGAGTAACTCTGGCCAAGACGAATTTATATGTAGTGGAAAATACGCTGAGAAACTGGCAGGTCCCAAAGAGGATAACCTTGCATATCAGTGTTTAGTGCATTTTCGTGAACATGTTTCAAGCGATATGCCGGCCTGTAAACTGGAATTAAAGAAAAACTTGCCAGTTGGTTCGGGCTTAGGCTCAAGTGCGTGCTCTGTGGTTGCTGCATTTGCGGCACTTGATAAGTTTGCTAATACTAATCTTTCACAAAAACAGTTATTGGCATTAATGGCTGATTTTGAAGAAAAAGTCAGTGGTGGTCGCCACTACGATAACATTGCACCTTGTTATTTAGGTGGTTTGCAATTGTGCGGTGATTTAGTACCAAATAATTCACTGGCGTTACCAACCGATGAAAACTGGCAGTTAGTTGTTGCCTACCCAGGCTTTGCCCTGAATACCGCAAAAGCACGCGCAGTGCTACCAAAAGAAGTCAGTATGCATACTAGCATTAATTATGGTCAGCGTTTAAGCGCGTTTACCGCGTTATGTTTTAGCGGGCAATTTGATAGCGCAATAGCCTTGATGAAAGACGAACTTGCTGAGCCATATCGCCAATCTCTGATTGCAGGGTTTAGCGACGCCAAAGTTGCATTACCAGAATTAGGTGCAGAAGTGGTGGCTATTTCTGGCGCAGGTCCAACGCTTTTAGCTTTAACAAAAAGTGAAACACAAGCACAAGCGATAGACGCTTGGTTAAAAGAAAATTATTTGAATGAAAACGGTTTTAGCCACATTTGTAAAATAGATAACCGTGGCACACGTGTACTAGAAAAAGGAGAAAGTGATGTTATTGCATAA
- the thrC gene encoding threonine synthase, producing MLLHNLKDAEQKVSFVEAVKVGLGNNQGVFFPNSLVPLNNVDELLELDFVARSSKVLSHFIGDELPESTVQQMVQNAFNFPAELVKVEDNVYCLELFHGPTLAFKDFGGRFMAECLSVFNEGNKTTILTATSGDTGAAVAHAFYGKKDIDVVILYPKGKISLAQQKQFTTLGKNIHCYAVDGSFDDCQAMVKQAFLDDEVKQRLGLNSANSINISRLLAQVCYYFEAVAKLPKAERAKAHISVPSGNFGNVCAAMIAASLGLPVAKLSATTNQNDTVPRYLVSKEWTPNATLESLSNAMDVSKPNNWPRVQFMLDNNWFSYDNFYSHSVDEAETKAVMHDVYAKGYLAEPHTAIAYQGLKQDLAADGVGIFLSTAHPAKFKESVENILSIELDMPKPLADALAKQCLAEDLVNDYQVLRENILAKLA from the coding sequence ATGTTATTGCATAATCTAAAAGACGCCGAGCAGAAGGTATCGTTTGTAGAGGCGGTAAAAGTAGGATTAGGCAACAATCAAGGTGTCTTTTTCCCAAATAGCCTAGTGCCGCTAAATAATGTTGATGAGTTACTTGAGCTTGATTTTGTCGCACGAAGTAGCAAAGTTTTATCGCATTTTATTGGTGATGAACTACCAGAAAGTACCGTACAGCAAATGGTACAAAATGCCTTTAACTTTCCAGCTGAACTGGTAAAAGTTGAAGATAATGTTTACTGCCTTGAGCTGTTTCATGGTCCAACGCTCGCATTTAAAGACTTTGGAGGCCGTTTTATGGCGGAGTGCTTGTCGGTATTTAATGAAGGTAACAAAACCACAATTTTAACGGCAACAAGTGGCGACACAGGTGCTGCTGTGGCACATGCGTTTTACGGCAAAAAAGACATTGATGTGGTGATTTTATACCCGAAAGGTAAAATTTCATTGGCACAGCAAAAACAGTTCACAACGCTCGGCAAAAACATTCATTGTTATGCAGTAGATGGCAGCTTTGATGATTGCCAAGCAATGGTAAAACAAGCGTTTCTAGATGATGAAGTAAAACAGCGCTTGGGCTTAAACTCAGCAAACTCAATCAATATTAGCCGTTTACTTGCGCAAGTATGTTACTACTTTGAAGCGGTGGCGAAATTACCTAAAGCCGAGCGCGCAAAAGCGCATATTTCGGTGCCAAGTGGTAACTTTGGTAATGTGTGTGCTGCAATGATTGCCGCAAGTTTAGGTTTACCAGTGGCTAAGCTTTCTGCAACGACAAACCAAAATGATACTGTGCCGCGCTATTTGGTATCAAAAGAATGGACGCCAAATGCTACGCTAGAATCGTTATCAAATGCGATGGACGTGAGTAAGCCAAATAACTGGCCGCGCGTGCAGTTTATGCTAGATAACAACTGGTTTAGTTACGATAACTTTTATTCACACAGTGTTGATGAAGCAGAAACGAAAGCGGTAATGCATGATGTTTATGCTAAAGGTTACTTAGCTGAGCCGCATACAGCGATTGCTTACCAAGGCTTAAAACAAGATTTAGCTGCCGATGGTGTTGGCATCTTTTTATCAACCGCTCACCCAGCTAAATTTAAAGAGTCAGTTGAAAACATTCTTTCGATTGAATTAGATATGCCAAAACCACTTGCTGATGCATTAGCAAAACAGTGTTTAGCAGAAGACCTAGTTAACGACTATCAAGTGCTTCGTGAAAACATTTTGGCAAAACTTGCTTAA
- the ung gene encoding uracil-DNA glycosylase has protein sequence MTTWTDVLAVEKQQDYFKETLDHVAKRRAEGVSVFPPADEVFNAFSITAFDDVKVVILGQDPYHGPNQAHGLAFSVKPGVKAPPSLANMYKELETDIDGFVTPNHGYLQSWAEQGVLLLNTVLTVEQGQAHSHKMLGWETFTDRVIAALNEHAEGVVFLLWGAHAQKKGRRIDTTKHVVFNGPHPSPLSAYRGFFGCKHFSKANDALIGMGKTPINWHLNNI, from the coding sequence ATGACTACTTGGACAGATGTACTCGCTGTTGAAAAACAACAAGACTACTTTAAAGAAACGCTTGATCATGTTGCCAAAAGGCGCGCAGAGGGAGTTAGTGTATTTCCGCCTGCGGATGAGGTGTTTAATGCGTTTTCAATCACCGCGTTTGATGATGTGAAAGTAGTGATTTTGGGGCAAGATCCATATCATGGCCCAAATCAAGCACATGGCTTGGCATTTTCAGTAAAGCCGGGTGTTAAAGCCCCCCCATCTTTGGCTAACATGTATAAAGAATTAGAAACTGATATTGATGGCTTTGTTACACCAAATCATGGTTATTTGCAGTCGTGGGCGGAACAAGGAGTATTGTTGCTTAATACAGTATTAACCGTTGAACAGGGTCAAGCACACTCCCACAAAATGCTTGGTTGGGAGACCTTTACTGATCGCGTAATTGCAGCATTAAATGAACATGCTGAAGGTGTTGTATTTTTGTTATGGGGAGCCCATGCGCAAAAGAAAGGACGACGCATCGACACCACAAAGCATGTTGTATTTAATGGGCCACACCCATCACCGCTTTCCGCTTATCGCGGTTTTTTTGGATGTAAGCACTTCTCTAAGGCCAATGATGCATTGATTGGTATGGGTAAAACTCCGATTAATTGGCACTTAAATAACATCTAA